A region of Bradyrhizobium sp. SZCCHNS1050 DNA encodes the following proteins:
- a CDS encoding FAD-linked oxidase C-terminal domain-containing protein, producing the protein MAIMMPEADRAVLARRGEIVAALRAIVPGEGVIDSAAEMLPYESDGLMAYRQPPMVVVLPETTAQVSRVLKYCHEQGIKVVPRGSGTSLSGGALPLADGVLLGLGKFKRIRDIDFDNRVVVTEPGVTNLAISQAVAHAGFYYAPDPSSQIACSIGGNVAENSGGVHCLKYGMTTNNVLGCEFVLMTGEILRIGGKCTENAGYDLMGLITGSEGLLGVVTEVTVRILQKPETARALMVGFAEVEAAGECVARIIGAGIIPGGMEMMDKPAIHAAEAFVHAGYPLDVEALLIIELDGPGVEVDELIGRVEAIANGCGSTTCRISTSEAERNLFWAGRKAAFPAVGRISPDYLCMDGTIPRGALPKALARIRELSEKYQLGCANVFHAGDGNLHPLILYDANKPGEMERAEAFGADILRCCVELGGVLTGEHGVGIEKRDLMPEMFTEIDLNQQQRVKCAFDSQGLLNPGKVFPTLHRCAELGRMHVHGGKLAFPDLPRF; encoded by the coding sequence ATGGCGATCATGATGCCGGAAGCTGATCGGGCGGTGCTGGCGCGCCGTGGCGAGATCGTTGCTGCACTGCGTGCGATCGTGCCGGGCGAAGGCGTCATCGACAGCGCCGCCGAGATGCTGCCTTACGAGTCCGACGGGTTGATGGCGTACCGCCAGCCGCCGATGGTCGTGGTGCTGCCGGAGACCACCGCGCAGGTCTCGCGGGTCCTGAAGTATTGCCACGAGCAGGGCATCAAGGTGGTTCCGCGCGGCTCGGGCACCTCGCTGTCCGGCGGCGCGCTGCCGCTGGCCGACGGCGTGCTGCTGGGCCTCGGCAAGTTCAAGCGCATCCGCGACATCGACTTCGACAACCGCGTCGTCGTCACCGAGCCAGGGGTCACCAACCTCGCCATCAGCCAGGCGGTGGCGCATGCCGGCTTCTACTATGCGCCGGACCCGTCGTCGCAGATCGCCTGCTCCATCGGCGGCAACGTCGCGGAGAATTCCGGCGGCGTGCATTGCCTGAAATACGGCATGACCACCAACAACGTGCTCGGCTGCGAGTTCGTGCTGATGACCGGCGAGATCCTGCGCATCGGAGGCAAGTGCACCGAGAACGCCGGCTATGACCTGATGGGCCTGATCACCGGCTCGGAGGGCCTGCTCGGCGTGGTCACCGAGGTCACCGTGCGCATCCTGCAGAAGCCGGAGACGGCGCGGGCGCTGATGGTCGGTTTCGCCGAGGTCGAGGCCGCCGGCGAATGCGTCGCGCGCATCATCGGCGCCGGCATCATCCCCGGCGGCATGGAGATGATGGACAAGCCGGCCATTCATGCCGCCGAGGCCTTCGTCCATGCCGGCTATCCGCTCGACGTCGAGGCGCTCCTGATCATCGAGCTCGACGGCCCCGGCGTCGAGGTCGACGAGCTGATCGGCCGCGTCGAGGCGATCGCAAACGGCTGCGGCTCGACCACCTGTCGCATCTCGACCTCGGAGGCCGAGCGCAACCTGTTCTGGGCCGGCCGCAAGGCGGCGTTCCCCGCCGTCGGCCGGATCTCGCCGGACTATCTCTGCATGGACGGCACCATCCCGCGCGGCGCGCTGCCGAAGGCGCTGGCGCGCATCCGCGAGCTCTCGGAGAAGTACCAGCTCGGCTGCGCCAACGTGTTCCATGCCGGCGACGGCAATCTGCATCCGCTGATCCTCTACGATGCCAACAAGCCGGGCGAGATGGAGCGCGCGGAAGCCTTCGGCGCCGACATCCTGCGCTGCTGCGTCGAGCTCGGCGGCGTCCTGACCGGCGAGCACGGCGTCGGCATCGAGAAGCGCGACCTGATGCCGGAGATGTTCACCGAGATCGACCTCAACCAGCAGCAGCGGGTGAAGTGCGCCTTCGACAGCCAGGGCCTGCTCAATCCCGGCAAGGTGTTCCCGACCTTGCACCGCTGCGCCGAGCTTGGGCGCATGCATGTTCACGGCGGCAAGCTGGCATTTCCCGATCTGCCGAGATTCTGA
- the cycA gene encoding cytochrome c-550 CycA: protein MKKMTLSALVILASSSLASAALAQDAAAGKTSFNKCLPCHAIGEGAKNKVGPELNGLDGRKSGSAPDYNYSEANKNSGITWNEAVFKEYIKDPKAKIPGTKMTFAGIKNETEINNLWAYVSSFDKDGKQKQ from the coding sequence ATGAAGAAAATGACTTTGAGCGCGCTCGTCATCCTCGCCTCGTCGTCGCTGGCGTCTGCCGCGCTGGCGCAGGATGCGGCCGCCGGCAAGACGTCCTTCAACAAGTGCCTGCCCTGCCACGCGATCGGCGAGGGCGCGAAGAACAAGGTCGGCCCGGAACTCAACGGCCTCGACGGCCGCAAGTCGGGCAGCGCGCCGGACTACAACTATTCGGAAGCCAACAAGAACTCGGGCATCACCTGGAACGAGGCGGTCTTCAAGGAATACATCAAGGACCCGAAGGCCAAGATCCCCGGCACCAAGATGACCTTCGCCGGCATCAAGAACGAGACCGAGATCAACAACCTCTGGGCCTATGTTTCGTCGTTCGACAAGGACGGCAAGCAGAAGCAGTAA
- a CDS encoding alpha/beta hydrolase codes for MISITIAVVLGGLALATRAGIAIVEKRYPQQGQAIPVAGATINLVDIGPRNASGPPLLLLHGASSNLEAMRRPLGDLLAQRHRVLLADRPGHGWSPRARPEDSTPAAQARMLDEVLARLGVGQVVLVVHSWSGALGLRMALDFPDRVAGLVMLAPVAYPWRGGVGRYNEAVTTPVVGPLLAHTITLPLGLALMAPGARGVFAPQAMPDDFVDRTATPLLLRPREFMANARDLVTLKQAVIEQAPRYGEIKVPVTIVAGGADRTVYTDIHSRPLARVVPQSRLIVLPDLGHMVQNAVPELVAGEVDRIVAAVTPADALAP; via the coding sequence ATGATTTCAATCACTATTGCGGTGGTCCTCGGTGGGCTCGCGCTGGCCACGCGGGCCGGTATTGCCATCGTCGAAAAGCGCTATCCGCAGCAGGGGCAGGCGATCCCGGTCGCTGGTGCGACCATCAATCTTGTGGATATCGGGCCGCGCAACGCGTCTGGACCGCCGCTCCTGCTGCTCCATGGGGCGAGCTCGAACCTCGAAGCCATGCGCCGCCCGCTGGGTGATCTCCTGGCGCAGCGCCACCGGGTGCTCCTGGCCGACCGTCCCGGCCACGGCTGGAGCCCGCGCGCGCGGCCCGAGGATTCCACGCCCGCGGCCCAGGCCCGGATGCTGGACGAGGTGCTGGCGCGGCTCGGCGTCGGCCAGGTCGTCCTGGTGGTGCATTCCTGGAGCGGCGCGCTCGGCCTGCGCATGGCGCTCGACTTCCCCGACCGGGTTGCGGGCCTCGTGATGCTGGCGCCGGTCGCCTATCCCTGGCGGGGCGGGGTCGGGCGCTACAACGAGGCCGTCACGACGCCGGTGGTCGGGCCGTTGCTGGCGCACACGATCACGCTGCCGCTCGGCCTGGCGCTGATGGCGCCCGGCGCCCGCGGCGTGTTTGCGCCGCAGGCGATGCCGGACGATTTCGTCGACCGGACCGCGACGCCGCTGCTGCTGCGCCCGCGCGAGTTCATGGCCAATGCCCGCGATCTCGTCACCCTGAAGCAGGCGGTGATCGAGCAGGCGCCGCGCTATGGCGAGATCAAGGTCCCGGTCACGATCGTGGCGGGCGGGGCCGACCGGACGGTCTATACCGACATCCATTCCCGCCCGCTCGCGCGGGTCGTGCCGCAGAGCCGCCTGATCGTGCTGCCCGACCTCGGGCACATGGTCCAGAACGCCGTGCCGGAGCTGGTGGCCGGCGAGGTCGACCGGATCGTCGCCGCGGTGACCCCGGCCGACGCCCTGGCGCCGTGA
- a CDS encoding tetratricopeptide repeat protein, translated as MAKRSLRAILLAVVVISIPHLAQAQGEPRATPKPKPPEAPAKLPKVGADKTKGLDFLFGALKAAPDEISAKHVEARIWAIWLQTPSDTVALLMARSKAAMDAKQNEVALKLLDSVIKLRPDYVEAWNRRATIYYLQNDYGRSLADIQQVLLREPRHFGALAGLGMIMQDLGEEKRALDAFRKALEVNPHLDKVPELVKTLTEKVEGRDI; from the coding sequence ATGGCCAAGCGATCCTTGCGGGCGATTCTTCTCGCCGTTGTCGTCATTTCCATACCGCACCTTGCGCAAGCGCAGGGCGAGCCGCGCGCGACGCCCAAGCCGAAGCCGCCCGAGGCGCCCGCCAAGCTGCCCAAGGTCGGCGCCGACAAGACCAAGGGCCTCGATTTCCTGTTCGGTGCCCTGAAGGCGGCGCCCGACGAGATCAGCGCCAAGCACGTCGAGGCGCGGATCTGGGCGATCTGGCTGCAGACCCCCAGTGACACCGTCGCCCTGCTGATGGCGCGGTCCAAGGCGGCGATGGACGCGAAGCAGAACGAGGTTGCGCTCAAGCTGCTCGATTCGGTCATCAAGCTCCGGCCCGACTACGTCGAGGCCTGGAACCGTCGCGCGACGATCTATTACCTCCAGAACGATTACGGTCGCTCGCTTGCCGACATCCAGCAGGTCCTGCTGCGTGAGCCGCGGCACTTCGGCGCGCTCGCGGGTCTCGGCATGATCATGCAGGACCTCGGCGAGGAGAAGCGGGCCCTGGACGCGTTCCGCAAGGCGCTCGAGGTCAATCCGCACCTGGACAAGGTGCCGGAGCTGGTCAAGACGCTGACCGAAAAGGTCGAAGGCCGCGACATCTAG
- the ykgO gene encoding type B 50S ribosomal protein L36, with amino-acid sequence MKVRNSLKSLRGRHRANRLVRRKGRVYVINKVQRRFKARQG; translated from the coding sequence ATGAAGGTCCGTAACTCGCTGAAGTCGCTGCGTGGCCGCCATCGCGCCAACCGTCTGGTCCGCCGCAAGGGCCGCGTCTATGTGATCAACAAGGTCCAGCGCCGCTTCAAGGCGCGCCAGGGCTGA
- a CDS encoding amidohydrolase family protein, which yields MPKLALPKIDDVVAIDIHTHAEEPCGMHADDGYDDFQAQMADYFKSPHKHPPTVPETAAYYRSKNIAAVIFPVDAERETGFRRYNNYEMLEVASDHLDVLIPFVSIDPHKGKLGVREARKLIEEYGVRGFKFHPTMQGFYANDRLAYPLYEAINDGGAIALFHTGQTGVGSGMPGGMGMRLKYSNPMYMDDVAADFPDLKIILAHPSFPWQEEALSVATHKPNVYIDLSGWSPKYFPPILVRYINSILQDKMLFGSDWPVITPDRWLADFAKLDIREEIRPKVLKANARRLLGI from the coding sequence ATGCCCAAGCTCGCTCTGCCCAAGATCGACGACGTCGTCGCCATCGACATCCACACCCATGCCGAGGAGCCCTGCGGCATGCATGCGGATGACGGCTACGACGATTTCCAGGCCCAGATGGCCGACTACTTCAAGTCGCCGCACAAGCACCCGCCGACGGTGCCGGAGACGGCGGCCTATTACCGCTCCAAGAACATCGCCGCCGTGATCTTCCCGGTCGACGCCGAGCGCGAGACCGGCTTCCGCCGCTACAACAATTACGAGATGCTCGAGGTCGCCTCCGACCATCTCGATGTGCTGATCCCCTTCGTCAGCATCGATCCGCACAAGGGCAAGCTCGGCGTCCGCGAGGCGCGCAAGCTGATCGAGGAGTATGGCGTCCGCGGCTTCAAGTTCCACCCAACCATGCAGGGCTTCTACGCCAACGACCGGCTGGCCTATCCGCTGTATGAGGCGATCAACGACGGCGGCGCGATCGCGCTGTTCCACACCGGCCAGACCGGCGTCGGCTCGGGCATGCCGGGCGGCATGGGGATGCGGCTGAAGTACTCGAACCCGATGTACATGGACGACGTCGCGGCCGACTTCCCCGACCTCAAGATCATTCTCGCCCACCCCTCCTTCCCCTGGCAGGAGGAGGCGCTGTCGGTCGCGACCCACAAGCCGAACGTGTACATCGACCTCTCCGGCTGGTCGCCAAAGTACTTCCCGCCGATCCTGGTGCGCTACATCAACTCGATCCTGCAGGACAAGATGCTGTTCGGCTCCGACTGGCCGGTGATCACGCCCGACCGCTGGCTCGCCGATTTCGCCAAGCTCGACATCCGCGAGGAGATCCGGCCGAAAGTGTTGAAGGCCAACGCGCGCAGGCTGCTCGGGATCTGA
- a CDS encoding haloacid dehalogenase type II encodes MPFKAVVFDAYGTLYDIQSVAAVTEQAFPGHGDIITQIWRIKQLEYTWLRSLMQRYEDFSVVTRESLLYTLRVLGLQADAITRDRIIAKYLDLDPYPDARAALAAMKDRRLAILSNGSPAMLDGLVKASAFDTLLDAVISVDAHKIFKPSSQAYALIEETLGLAPDEVLFVSSNPWDVCGAKAFGLNVAWIERVTPEAMAAACIETDLVSPLTMFKALRTQMDELGFAPDHRIAALSELPEIVNTHEP; translated from the coding sequence GTGCCCTTCAAAGCCGTGGTCTTCGATGCCTATGGCACGCTGTACGACATCCAGTCAGTAGCGGCGGTCACCGAGCAGGCCTTTCCCGGCCACGGCGACATCATCACCCAGATCTGGCGCATCAAGCAGCTCGAATACACCTGGCTGCGCTCGCTGATGCAGCGCTACGAGGATTTTTCGGTCGTTACCCGCGAGTCGCTGCTCTATACGCTGCGCGTTCTCGGCCTGCAGGCGGATGCGATCACACGCGATCGCATCATCGCCAAATATCTCGATCTCGATCCCTACCCTGATGCACGTGCCGCGCTCGCCGCGATGAAGGACCGCCGGCTCGCGATCCTCTCCAACGGCAGCCCAGCGATGCTCGACGGCCTGGTGAAAGCCAGCGCCTTCGACACGCTGCTCGATGCCGTCATCAGCGTCGATGCCCACAAGATCTTCAAGCCGAGCTCGCAAGCCTATGCGCTGATCGAGGAGACACTCGGGCTTGCGCCCGACGAGGTGCTGTTCGTGTCCTCCAATCCCTGGGACGTCTGCGGCGCCAAGGCCTTCGGCCTCAACGTTGCCTGGATCGAGCGCGTCACTCCCGAAGCCATGGCGGCGGCCTGCATCGAGACCGATCTCGTGTCCCCGCTCACGATGTTCAAGGCGCTGCGGACCCAGATGGACGAGTTGGGTTTTGCGCCCGATCATCGTATTGCTGCGCTTTCCGAATTGCCTGAGATCGTCAACACGCATGAGCCTTGA
- a CDS encoding YbaK/EbsC family protein, translating into MSLESVRAFFAEKAPDIDVLVSSQSSATVALAAEAYGVEPARIAKTLSLRVGERVILIVAAGHARMDNKKVKALFGGKPKMLGLDEVADITGHEVGGVCPFGLKSPLPVYCDVSLKAFDIVVPAAGSTHSAVKITPDRLAELTGAAWVDVCEVQS; encoded by the coding sequence ATGAGCCTTGAATCCGTCCGCGCCTTCTTCGCCGAAAAAGCCCCCGACATCGACGTTCTCGTCTCCAGCCAGAGCTCCGCAACCGTGGCGCTCGCGGCGGAAGCCTATGGCGTGGAGCCGGCCCGCATCGCCAAGACGCTGTCGTTGCGCGTCGGCGAGCGCGTCATCCTGATCGTCGCCGCAGGCCACGCGCGCATGGACAACAAGAAGGTGAAGGCACTGTTCGGCGGCAAGCCGAAGATGCTCGGCCTCGACGAGGTCGCCGACATCACCGGACACGAGGTCGGCGGCGTCTGCCCGTTCGGCTTGAAGTCGCCGCTACCGGTGTATTGCGACGTCTCGCTGAAGGCCTTCGACATCGTGGTGCCCGCCGCGGGCTCGACCCACAGCGCGGTGAAGATCACGCCGGATCGCTTGGCCGAGCTGACGGGAGCCGCATGGGTCGATGTGTGCGAGGTGCAGTCCTGA
- a CDS encoding LysR family transcriptional regulator has product MARLPDFEAMAIFAKVVELRSFAGAAQELGLSKASVSKAVSRLEERLGTRLFNRTSRRLALTDAGQRLSERAAQLLADGEAAETEALAQSLTPRGLVRFAVPMTFGVKKIAPLLPAFLEQYPEVSIDLHMSDATVDLIGEGFDLALRIARLPDSSLVARRLCPMPRYTVAAPSYLKRHGRPTHPMHLAEHKCFGYAYLSTAGVWHYTNAAGEQASVRPAGQLRVNNGEALLPAVLAGLGIADLPDFIVGDAIASGEVEVVLKGWSQPEGAMHLVMPPGGPRPARVEVLTEFLVKELAKGKKR; this is encoded by the coding sequence ATGGCGCGACTTCCGGATTTCGAGGCGATGGCGATCTTCGCCAAGGTCGTCGAGCTGCGCTCCTTCGCCGGCGCCGCGCAGGAGCTGGGCCTCTCCAAGGCCTCCGTCTCCAAGGCGGTGAGCCGGCTGGAGGAGCGTCTGGGTACGCGGCTGTTCAACCGCACCTCGCGGCGCTTGGCGCTGACAGACGCCGGCCAGCGCCTGTCCGAGCGTGCCGCGCAGCTGCTCGCCGATGGCGAGGCTGCCGAGACCGAGGCGCTCGCGCAGTCGCTGACGCCGCGCGGCCTGGTGCGCTTCGCGGTGCCGATGACGTTCGGCGTCAAGAAGATCGCGCCGCTGCTGCCGGCGTTCCTAGAGCAATATCCGGAGGTCTCGATCGACCTCCACATGAGCGACGCCACCGTCGATCTGATCGGCGAAGGGTTCGACCTCGCGCTGCGGATCGCGCGGCTTCCGGACTCGTCGCTGGTCGCGCGCCGCCTTTGCCCCATGCCGCGCTACACGGTGGCGGCGCCGTCCTATCTGAAGCGCCACGGACGGCCGACGCATCCGATGCATCTCGCCGAGCACAAATGCTTCGGCTACGCCTATCTCTCCACCGCCGGCGTCTGGCACTACACCAATGCGGCCGGCGAGCAGGCCAGCGTACGGCCGGCGGGACAGCTGCGCGTCAACAATGGCGAGGCGCTGTTGCCGGCGGTGCTCGCCGGGCTCGGCATCGCGGACCTGCCGGATTTCATCGTTGGCGACGCGATCGCGTCAGGCGAGGTCGAGGTGGTGCTGAAGGGCTGGAGCCAGCCCGAAGGCGCAATGCATCTGGTGATGCCGCCCGGCGGCCCGCGCCCCGCGCGGGTCGAGGTGCTGACGGAGTTTCTGGTGAAGGAACTCGCGAAGGGGAAGAAGCGATGA
- a CDS encoding pirin family protein: MIELKPFAALGGADHGWLKAKHHFSFASYYDPSNMGHGALRVWNDDEIAPNTGFPAHPHRNMEIITYVREGAITHQDSLGNKGRTEAGDVQVMSAGSGIRHSEYNLEPTTTRIFQIWIEPTTDGGQPTWGAKPFPKSDRSGKLVTLASGFADDGDALPIRAKARVLGTTLKAGETAEYSADKARHIYLVPAAGSVEVNGVRVNARDGAAIRDEATLKITALEDSELVLVDVA; the protein is encoded by the coding sequence ATGATCGAATTGAAGCCCTTTGCGGCGCTGGGCGGCGCCGACCACGGCTGGCTGAAGGCAAAGCACCATTTCTCGTTCGCGAGCTACTACGACCCCAGCAACATGGGCCACGGCGCCCTGCGCGTCTGGAACGATGACGAGATCGCGCCGAACACCGGCTTCCCGGCGCATCCGCACCGGAACATGGAGATCATCACCTATGTCCGCGAGGGGGCGATCACCCATCAGGACAGCCTCGGCAACAAGGGCCGCACCGAGGCCGGCGACGTCCAGGTGATGAGTGCGGGCAGCGGCATCCGCCACTCCGAGTACAATCTGGAGCCGACCACGACGCGGATCTTCCAGATCTGGATCGAGCCGACCACCGATGGCGGCCAACCGACCTGGGGTGCCAAGCCGTTCCCGAAGTCCGACCGTTCCGGCAAGCTTGTCACACTGGCGAGCGGCTTCGCAGATGACGGCGACGCGTTGCCGATCCGTGCCAAGGCGCGCGTACTCGGCACCACGCTGAAGGCCGGCGAGACCGCCGAGTACAGCGCCGACAAGGCCCGCCACATCTATCTGGTGCCCGCAGCCGGCAGCGTCGAAGTGAACGGCGTCCGAGTCAACGCCCGTGACGGCGCCGCCATCCGCGACGAGGCCACGCTCAAGATCACCGCGCTCGAAGATTCCGAGCTGGTGCTCGTCGACGTCGCCTGA
- the wrbA gene encoding NAD(P)H:quinone oxidoreductase, whose protein sequence is MTKVLVLYYSAYGHIEAMANAVAEGARETGATVDVKRVPELVPADVAKASHYKLDQAAPIAKVEELADYDAIIVGTGTRFGRMASQMANFLDQAGGLWAKGALHGKVGGAFTSTATQHGGQEVTLFSIITNLLHFGMTIVGLNYGFAGQMKLDEVTGGSPYGATTITGGDGSRQPSANELAGARYQGRVIAETAKKLHG, encoded by the coding sequence ATGACCAAGGTTCTCGTTCTCTACTACTCCGCATACGGCCACATCGAAGCGATGGCCAACGCGGTGGCCGAAGGCGCCCGCGAGACCGGCGCCACCGTCGACGTCAAGCGCGTGCCCGAACTGGTGCCGGCCGACGTCGCCAAGGCCTCCCACTACAAGCTCGACCAGGCCGCTCCGATAGCAAAGGTCGAGGAGCTCGCCGACTACGACGCGATCATCGTCGGTACCGGCACCCGCTTCGGCCGCATGGCCTCGCAGATGGCCAACTTCCTCGATCAGGCCGGCGGCCTGTGGGCCAAGGGCGCGCTCCACGGCAAGGTCGGCGGCGCCTTCACCTCGACCGCGACCCAGCACGGCGGCCAGGAGGTCACGCTGTTCTCGATCATCACCAACCTCTTGCATTTCGGCATGACCATCGTCGGCCTCAACTACGGCTTCGCCGGCCAGATGAAGCTCGACGAGGTCACCGGCGGCTCGCCCTATGGCGCCACCACCATCACCGGCGGTGACGGCAGCCGGCAGCCGAGCGCGAACGAGCTGGCGGGGGCGCGCTATCAGGGCCGCGTCATCGCCGAGACCGCAAAGAAGCTGCATGGCTGA
- a CDS encoding DUF1080 domain-containing protein: MRYRLRGLAAGLLIAGAGMTGAALADDGWVTLVDSTTKADFTEVGKANWEMKDGALSADKLDGKDPSYLVTKESYKDFQIKAEFWVDDAANSGIFIRCDQSAKIDSNICYEVNIFDKRPDPKYGTGAIVDVSKVDPMPKAGGKWNTYEITAKGTRLTVILNGEKTADVDDSKHAAGPIALQYGSGVVKFRKVQIKPL, translated from the coding sequence ATGCGGTATCGCTTGAGAGGGCTCGCGGCCGGACTATTGATTGCGGGCGCAGGCATGACGGGAGCGGCATTGGCCGATGACGGCTGGGTGACCCTGGTCGACTCCACGACCAAGGCCGACTTCACCGAGGTCGGCAAGGCCAATTGGGAGATGAAGGACGGCGCGCTGTCGGCCGACAAGCTCGATGGCAAGGATCCATCGTATCTGGTGACCAAGGAGAGCTACAAGGACTTCCAGATCAAGGCCGAGTTCTGGGTCGATGACGCCGCCAACAGCGGCATCTTCATCCGCTGCGACCAGTCGGCGAAGATCGACTCCAACATCTGCTACGAGGTCAACATCTTCGACAAGCGGCCCGATCCGAAATACGGCACCGGCGCGATCGTCGACGTGTCCAAGGTCGATCCGATGCCGAAGGCCGGCGGCAAGTGGAATACCTATGAGATCACCGCCAAGGGTACGCGGCTGACCGTGATCCTCAACGGCGAGAAAACCGCCGATGTCGACGACAGCAAGCACGCGGCGGGACCGATCGCCCTGCAGTACGGCTCGGGCGTCGTGAAGTTCAGGAAGGTGCAGATCAAGCCGCTGTAG
- a CDS encoding D-amino-acid transaminase: MDPIAYVNGAFVPLSEAKVSVLDRGFLFADGIYEVAAVLDGKLVDSAPHLARLERSVGEIGLALPESLARIEALQKELVARNRLDQGMVYLQVTRGADKGRDFPFPKGDVKPTLVMFVTAKDIINAPSAKTGIGVITVPDIRWARRDIKSVALLAQVLAKQAAAAAGAGEAWMVEDGHVTEGGSSSAFILTKDDVIVTRPNSNAILPGCTRKAVVKLAEERQLKVEERLFTVEEALAAKEAFITSASSFVQPVVTIDGKPVGDGKPGPVAARLREIYVDFARATAV; this comes from the coding sequence TTGGACCCGATCGCTTACGTCAACGGCGCCTTCGTGCCCCTGTCCGAGGCCAAGGTCTCGGTCCTCGATCGCGGCTTCCTGTTTGCCGACGGCATCTACGAAGTGGCGGCGGTGCTCGATGGCAAGCTGGTCGACAGTGCCCCGCATCTTGCCCGCCTGGAGCGTTCGGTCGGCGAGATCGGGCTGGCGCTGCCGGAGAGCCTGGCGCGAATCGAGGCGCTACAGAAGGAGCTGGTCGCGCGCAACCGGCTCGACCAGGGCATGGTCTATCTGCAGGTGACGCGCGGTGCCGACAAGGGCCGCGACTTCCCGTTTCCCAAGGGCGACGTCAAGCCGACCTTGGTGATGTTCGTCACCGCCAAGGACATCATCAATGCGCCCTCGGCGAAGACGGGAATTGGCGTCATCACCGTGCCCGACATCCGCTGGGCGCGCCGCGACATCAAGAGCGTGGCGCTGCTGGCGCAGGTGCTCGCGAAGCAGGCGGCCGCCGCGGCCGGGGCCGGCGAGGCGTGGATGGTCGAGGACGGTCATGTCACCGAGGGCGGCTCGTCCTCGGCCTTCATCCTGACCAAGGACGACGTCATCGTGACGCGGCCGAACTCGAACGCGATCCTGCCGGGCTGCACCCGCAAGGCCGTGGTGAAGCTCGCCGAGGAGCGCCAGCTCAAGGTCGAGGAGCGGCTGTTCACGGTGGAGGAGGCGCTCGCGGCGAAGGAAGCCTTCATCACCAGCGCGAGCTCGTTCGTGCAGCCGGTGGTCACGATCGACGGCAAGCCCGTCGGCGACGGCAAGCCGGGACCGGTGGCGGCGCGGCTGCGCGAGATCTATGTCGATTTTGCGCGCGCCACGGCGGTGTAG